The following are encoded in a window of Mycolicibacterium crocinum genomic DNA:
- a CDS encoding cadmium resistance transporter: protein MDWTLTGKAASIFAVTNIDDIVVLAVFFGQAGPSRAAAIRVVLGQYVGFAAILAVSVAGALGAELLPRAAIPYLGLLPLLLGVRAAWKLWREHGEEDNPRDASPTDKAGVMQIATVTFANGGDNIGVYVPVFSVTSFSGMTGYVSVFLIGVAFWCLAGWYFARHPAVARILTRWGHFILPVVLIGIGLVILIEGGAFGL, encoded by the coding sequence GTGGACTGGACGCTAACTGGAAAGGCTGCGTCGATATTCGCCGTCACCAACATCGACGACATAGTCGTGTTGGCGGTGTTCTTTGGCCAAGCAGGGCCGTCACGCGCAGCGGCAATTCGAGTCGTGTTGGGACAGTACGTCGGCTTCGCTGCGATCCTCGCCGTTTCCGTGGCCGGCGCACTAGGGGCTGAGCTTCTGCCAAGAGCAGCGATTCCGTATCTCGGGCTGCTTCCATTGCTGCTGGGGGTCCGTGCCGCATGGAAACTATGGCGTGAGCACGGCGAAGAGGACAACCCAAGGGACGCTTCGCCGACCGACAAGGCTGGCGTCATGCAAATCGCCACCGTCACCTTCGCCAACGGCGGCGACAACATAGGCGTCTACGTGCCAGTGTTCTCGGTGACAAGTTTCAGCGGCATGACTGGTTACGTCAGTGTCTTCTTGATTGGAGTGGCGTTCTGGTGCCTGGCCGGCTGGTACTTCGCTAGACACCCCGCTGTCGCACGGATACTCACCCGCTGGGGCCATTTCATTCTGCCGGTCGTGCTCATCGGCATAGGCCTGGTGATTCTCATCGAAGGAGGCGCATTCGGTCTGTGA
- a CDS encoding copper resistance CopC family protein, with product MALTLWWLGNGIASAHTGLVSSDPSADSTVSTPPSVITLTFNEDIKPTFATVVVNSADGRNWIVGPPRVEGPRISATVGSDRPTSGVYTVGYRVVSADGHPVSGSYTFTIAGPPAGSQPPITTSGAAPTTTSAPQSPAAAGSDTKTSILAAGGAGLALGGAIALWQAWRRRRARTTLSESESTSMAIPDHEPKKPPAD from the coding sequence ATGGCGCTGACCCTTTGGTGGCTAGGCAATGGGATTGCCTCGGCCCACACCGGGCTGGTGAGCTCCGACCCTTCCGCTGATAGCACAGTGTCGACGCCTCCGAGCGTCATCACCTTGACCTTCAACGAAGACATCAAACCAACGTTCGCAACCGTCGTCGTCAACAGCGCAGACGGTCGCAATTGGATAGTTGGACCGCCCCGAGTCGAGGGGCCCCGTATTTCCGCAACCGTCGGGTCAGATCGCCCCACGAGCGGCGTTTACACCGTTGGCTACCGCGTGGTCTCAGCAGATGGGCACCCGGTTTCTGGTTCCTACACATTCACGATTGCCGGCCCTCCCGCTGGGTCACAACCTCCGATCACGACGTCCGGCGCCGCGCCGACAACTACTTCTGCCCCACAATCACCGGCGGCGGCCGGCTCCGACACCAAGACATCGATCCTCGCAGCAGGTGGCGCCGGCCTCGCATTGGGTGGCGCCATCGCACTATGGCAAGCGTGGCGGCGGCGACGAGCCCGTACGACACTCAGCGAATCGGAGTCCACCAGCATGGCAATTCCGGATCACGAGCCGAAGAAGCCGCCCGCTGACTAG
- a CDS encoding IS110 family transposase, translating into MATDRLWAGVDVGKEQHWVCVVDGSGAVVLSRKLSNDEDPIRALVAEIDALADQVCWTVDLSTVYAALLLTVLADAGKTVRYLAGRAVWQASGTYRGGEAKTDAKDARVIADQSRMRGQDLPVLHPDDDLIAELRMLTAHRADLVADRTRTINRLHQQLVALCPALERVAQLRSDRGWVVLLARYQRPKAIRQSGVSRLSRMLTDAGVRNAAMIASAAVAAAKTQMVRLPGEGVAAGLVADLAKEVIALDERIKTTDADIEDRFRRHPLAEVITSMPGMGFRLGAEFLAAVGDPALIGSADQLAAWAGLAPVSRDSGKRTGRLHTPHRYSRRLRRVMYMSALTAARCDPDSRAYYQRKRQQGKRPIPATICLARRRTNVLYALIRDNRSWQPESPQIAPTAA; encoded by the coding sequence ATGGCGACAGACCGGTTGTGGGCTGGTGTGGATGTCGGCAAGGAGCAGCATTGGGTGTGCGTGGTCGACGGCAGCGGGGCAGTGGTGCTGTCCCGCAAGCTGTCCAATGATGAGGATCCGATCCGTGCCCTGGTCGCAGAGATCGATGCTTTGGCTGATCAGGTGTGCTGGACAGTGGATCTGAGCACGGTCTATGCCGCGTTGCTGTTGACGGTGCTTGCCGATGCCGGCAAGACGGTTCGGTACTTGGCTGGCCGCGCGGTGTGGCAGGCATCGGGGACCTACCGTGGCGGGGAAGCCAAGACCGACGCCAAAGACGCCCGGGTCATCGCCGATCAATCTCGGATGCGCGGGCAGGATCTACCGGTATTGCATCCTGACGACGACCTGATTGCCGAACTGCGGATGTTGACCGCGCACCGCGCTGATCTGGTGGCCGATCGCACACGCACGATCAACCGGCTTCACCAACAGCTGGTCGCTCTATGTCCGGCGCTCGAACGCGTCGCCCAACTCCGCTCAGACCGAGGCTGGGTCGTGCTGCTGGCGCGCTATCAGAGGCCCAAAGCCATTCGGCAAAGCGGTGTTTCACGCCTGAGCCGGATGCTAACCGATGCAGGTGTTCGAAACGCAGCCATGATCGCCTCGGCTGCGGTGGCTGCTGCCAAGACGCAAATGGTCCGACTGCCCGGTGAAGGCGTGGCCGCCGGGCTGGTCGCCGACCTGGCGAAGGAGGTGATCGCCCTCGATGAGCGCATCAAGACCACCGACGCCGACATCGAGGACCGATTTCGCCGCCATCCGCTCGCCGAAGTGATCACCAGCATGCCCGGTATGGGATTCCGTCTGGGCGCGGAATTCCTGGCCGCGGTCGGTGATCCCGCTTTGATCGGCTCGGCCGACCAACTGGCCGCCTGGGCCGGGCTGGCGCCGGTGTCGCGAGACTCCGGTAAACGCACCGGACGACTACACACCCCGCACCGATACAGCCGTCGGTTGCGGCGCGTGATGTACATGTCGGCGTTGACCGCAGCCCGCTGCGACCCCGACTCGCGGGCCTACTACCAGCGCAAACGACAACAAGGAAAACGGCCGATCCCGGCCACGATCTGCCTCGCTCGCCGCCGCACCAACGTGCTCTACGCACTCATCCGAGACAACCGCAGCTGGCAACCAGAATCACCCCAAATCGCGCCTACGGCAGCTTGA
- a CDS encoding L,D-transpeptidase: MWRTARLVLAVGITAIVGVSACGPAPSTPSQLGAIVEKGTPYSDLLVPSLKMSVSEGAVGVSVESPVTVSAASGVLGPVALINDRGRVVNGELSSDGVTWRSTEPLGYNRTYTLNAEALGLSGVAQKTATFQTHSPQNLTMPYVSPNDGSVVGVGQPIAVRFDENISDRLAAQRSISITTNPPIDGAFYWLNDREVRWRPAQYWKPGTTVSVQVKAYGADFGGGLFGQDDVSTRFTIGDEVIATADDATKTMTVRVNGSVVKTMPISMGKNKTPTDNGTYIIGDRYPTLVMDSSTYGVPVNSPDGYRTEVNWATQMSYSGIYVHSAPWSVGSQGRNNVSHGCLNVSPENAKWFYDTTKRGDVVEVINTVGPTLPGTDGLGDWNVPWDQWSAGNAAL; this comes from the coding sequence ATGTGGCGGACAGCGCGGCTCGTGCTGGCAGTGGGCATCACCGCCATCGTCGGGGTGAGCGCCTGCGGTCCGGCGCCCTCTACGCCATCACAACTCGGCGCAATCGTGGAAAAAGGCACCCCCTACAGCGATCTGCTCGTTCCGAGCCTAAAAATGTCGGTCAGCGAAGGTGCAGTTGGCGTTTCAGTCGAGTCGCCCGTAACGGTCAGCGCAGCGAGCGGCGTCCTCGGGCCGGTTGCGTTGATCAACGACCGAGGCCGCGTCGTGAACGGCGAACTGAGCTCCGATGGTGTGACCTGGCGATCCACGGAACCGCTGGGATACAACCGGACGTACACCTTGAACGCTGAGGCGCTGGGTCTCAGCGGTGTGGCACAGAAAACCGCCACCTTCCAGACACATTCACCGCAGAACCTCACGATGCCCTACGTGTCGCCAAACGACGGAAGTGTTGTGGGAGTCGGCCAGCCGATCGCAGTGCGGTTCGACGAAAACATTTCTGATCGACTCGCCGCCCAGCGGTCGATCAGTATCACGACAAACCCTCCAATCGACGGAGCCTTCTACTGGCTGAACGACCGCGAAGTACGCTGGCGCCCAGCGCAATACTGGAAACCCGGAACCACAGTCAGCGTCCAGGTCAAAGCGTACGGCGCCGATTTCGGCGGCGGCCTATTTGGACAGGACGACGTCTCGACTCGCTTCACGATCGGCGACGAGGTCATTGCGACTGCCGACGACGCCACCAAGACGATGACCGTGCGCGTGAATGGTTCCGTGGTCAAGACGATGCCCATCTCAATGGGCAAGAACAAGACCCCGACTGACAACGGAACTTACATCATCGGTGATCGGTACCCCACGCTCGTCATGGATTCCTCGACCTATGGGGTACCGGTCAACTCACCGGACGGGTACCGGACAGAAGTAAACTGGGCCACTCAGATGTCCTATAGCGGAATCTACGTTCACTCCGCACCGTGGTCCGTCGGAAGCCAGGGACGAAATAACGTCAGTCACGGCTGCCTCAACGTCAGCCCAGAAAACGCGAAATGGTTCTACGACACGACAAAACGTGGCGATGTCGTCGAAGTCATCAACACCGTGGGACCGACGTTGCCAGGGACCGACGGGCTCGGCGACTGGAATGTTCCGTGGGACCAATGGAGTGCCGGTAATGCCGCGCTGTAG
- a CDS encoding M56 family metallopeptidase — protein sequence MTVAGALLLYVMIALSAGPRLLTSMTSNGHAPRLGIAAWLTAIITVLGCSVVATVLLLIEGAGHWVSPDALLASCFDRLQAILLGHSGWAARMVATAAVTILSACLVLTCARLARALGRMRAHTFAHADAVRLVGKSDGGDVVIIDAAEAAAYCVTGRPPAIVVTTAALAALDGTQLAAVVAHERAHLGGRHAYVVAAVRGLAAALPRVRLLSSAATQISLLLEMCADDAAAQRHGRQPLLAGLLTLAGASAPMHGLAAASVAVLVRAERLSAPQIGFAQLWARVTLSGALAAMAAIPTTIVALSLSGALACFA from the coding sequence ATGACCGTCGCCGGCGCCCTCTTGCTCTACGTGATGATTGCCTTATCCGCGGGTCCGAGACTGCTGACTTCAATGACCTCCAACGGTCACGCTCCGCGCCTGGGGATCGCCGCGTGGCTGACAGCAATAATTACCGTCCTCGGATGTTCCGTCGTTGCAACGGTATTGCTGCTGATTGAAGGGGCCGGACACTGGGTTAGCCCCGATGCATTGCTCGCGTCATGCTTTGACCGGCTGCAAGCGATCCTTCTCGGCCATAGCGGCTGGGCCGCCAGGATGGTCGCGACAGCCGCAGTCACCATCCTCAGTGCTTGCTTGGTCCTCACCTGTGCCCGACTGGCCCGCGCCCTAGGACGTATGCGCGCCCACACATTTGCGCACGCGGACGCCGTCCGTTTAGTCGGCAAGTCGGACGGCGGTGATGTCGTCATCATCGACGCGGCCGAAGCCGCCGCGTATTGCGTCACAGGACGCCCGCCAGCGATCGTCGTCACGACAGCTGCACTTGCGGCTCTCGACGGAACCCAGCTAGCCGCCGTCGTCGCTCACGAGCGTGCTCATCTCGGAGGCCGGCACGCATATGTGGTCGCTGCGGTGCGCGGTCTCGCCGCCGCTCTCCCCCGCGTCAGGCTCCTCAGTAGCGCCGCGACGCAGATTTCGCTCCTACTAGAGATGTGTGCGGATGATGCTGCGGCGCAACGCCATGGGCGGCAACCGCTGCTTGCGGGGTTGCTCACATTGGCAGGTGCGTCTGCACCTATGCACGGCTTGGCCGCAGCAAGTGTCGCCGTACTCGTCCGAGCAGAACGTCTCAGCGCTCCGCAGATCGGATTTGCGCAGCTTTGGGCGCGCGTAACGCTGAGTGGCGCTCTCGCGGCAATGGCTGCGATACCGACGACTATCGTCGCCCTGTCGCTTTCCGGTGCCTTGGCCTGCTTTGCGTAA
- a CDS encoding DsbA family protein, which translates to MAPLTRILLTTFTVITVILGVGVYLSVRDRQAPAVAEAQSGDAGQLVRDNSHRLNTVPSSDVTFVEFLDFECEACRAAFPLVEQLRSQYGDRVNFVVRYFPIPAHFNAERAARAVESAAQQGKFEPMYKKMYETQSQWGEQKTPADATFRGFATELGLDMTKFDAAYNDPATVARINQDVADGKALGVDGTPTMFLDGKRLKYKSYSDLSSAIDQALQR; encoded by the coding sequence ATGGCTCCTCTTACACGAATTCTGCTGACTACTTTCACGGTCATCACCGTCATCCTCGGGGTCGGGGTCTACCTCTCGGTTCGCGACCGGCAGGCCCCCGCGGTGGCGGAGGCTCAGTCCGGGGATGCCGGTCAGTTGGTTCGCGATAACAGTCATCGCCTCAATACAGTTCCGAGCAGCGACGTCACTTTTGTGGAGTTCCTCGATTTCGAATGCGAAGCATGCCGGGCAGCGTTCCCGCTCGTCGAGCAGCTGCGGTCGCAGTACGGGGACCGGGTCAACTTCGTTGTCCGCTACTTCCCGATCCCAGCCCACTTCAACGCCGAACGAGCCGCTCGCGCAGTCGAATCAGCAGCCCAGCAAGGCAAATTCGAGCCGATGTACAAGAAGATGTATGAGACGCAAAGCCAATGGGGAGAACAGAAGACGCCAGCAGACGCGACATTCCGGGGTTTTGCCACCGAACTAGGCCTCGATATGACGAAATTCGATGCAGCCTACAACGATCCCGCCACTGTCGCGCGAATCAATCAAGACGTTGCCGACGGCAAAGCACTTGGCGTCGACGGAACGCCAACCATGTTCCTGGACGGCAAGCGCTTGAAGTACAAGAGCTACTCCGACTTGTCGAGCGCGATCGATCAGGCGCTGCAGCGGTAG
- the ripB gene encoding NlpC/P60 family peptidoglycan endopeptidase RipB: MFYRRIGRVLCLLLAVIALQATASAEANPGIDTWDPLLPRVASAGAPGDPLAVANASLRAGTLAAQTTMDLGRAFLQSLGLASSDVAAPTGLNRVSGAQAIEYVIRRAGSQIGVPYSWGGGNLTGPSAGIDSGANTIGFDCSGLTRYAYAGVGILLPRWSGDQYNAGRKVPPSQAKRGDLLFWGPGGSQHEAIYLGGGQMLEAQQTGVPVKVSPVRMAGMTPYVARVIEG, from the coding sequence ATGTTCTACCGGCGAATCGGACGTGTGCTTTGCCTCCTGCTGGCTGTGATCGCTCTGCAAGCCACAGCCTCGGCCGAAGCGAATCCCGGGATCGACACCTGGGATCCCTTACTTCCCCGAGTCGCCAGTGCAGGCGCGCCCGGCGACCCGCTTGCTGTCGCGAACGCATCCCTTCGGGCCGGCACGCTGGCCGCCCAGACAACGATGGACCTCGGTCGGGCGTTCCTTCAGAGCTTGGGGCTAGCGAGTTCCGACGTTGCCGCGCCCACTGGCCTGAACCGTGTCTCTGGAGCACAAGCGATCGAATACGTCATCCGTCGCGCTGGTAGCCAAATCGGAGTTCCTTATTCGTGGGGTGGAGGCAACCTGACCGGTCCTAGCGCCGGGATTGATTCCGGCGCCAACACGATCGGCTTCGACTGCTCAGGCCTCACCCGATATGCCTATGCGGGTGTGGGCATATTGCTCCCGCGGTGGTCGGGTGACCAGTACAACGCTGGCCGCAAAGTTCCTCCGTCGCAGGCAAAAAGAGGCGACCTGTTGTTTTGGGGTCCGGGAGGTAGTCAGCATGAAGCGATCTACCTCGGCGGCGGACAGATGCTTGAGGCTCAACAGACAGGCGTGCCGGTCAAAGTCTCCCCAGTAAGGATGGCGGGGATGACGCCCTATGTTGCTCGGGTCATTGAAGGGTGA
- a CDS encoding DUF3703 domain-containing protein, producing the protein MTRLHPGAREGYRREMAAAKDAANPPLRWQHLERAHILSQPDPWLHTQNHAAMLTLALRQRDRREALGQLVRLIVAAPGSITGRYPVGNTGRVGAGLMTPMPIPVDLAVLVVVE; encoded by the coding sequence ATGACCCGTCTTCATCCTGGGGCTCGAGAGGGATACCGCCGCGAGATGGCCGCGGCAAAGGACGCGGCCAATCCCCCGCTCAGGTGGCAGCACCTCGAACGTGCCCACATCTTGTCCCAACCAGATCCGTGGCTGCACACTCAAAATCATGCGGCGATGCTCACTCTCGCTCTACGACAACGTGATCGGCGCGAAGCCCTCGGCCAACTCGTTCGGCTCATCGTGGCGGCGCCGGGATCGATAACTGGGCGCTACCCGGTGGGCAACACCGGGCGGGTCGGCGCTGGCCTGATGACGCCAATGCCAATTCCGGTCGATCTCGCTGTGCTGGTCGTCGTTGAATAA
- a CDS encoding heavy metal translocating P-type ATPase, translating to MSDACCGPETGEPEAGPERLWQVRELQLAAIAAVLLIIGWLIGRTGYHPFAVALELIAAGTAAYTFVPDALCNLRHGHINVGTLMTIAAIGAVALGQFPEAALLGILFSIAEGLEHYAVTRTRRGLRALLTLVPPTVSVIRGGTEFTVAPDELALGDVMVLRPGERAATDGTITTGRTSLDLSAITGESVPVEAGPGSDVHAGAINGGGAVEVEVTALAADSSLARIVHIVEEAQERKGAGQRLADRVAKPLVPAIMILAAVIAGFGALFGDPMLWLERALVVLVAASPCALAIAVPLTVVAAIGAASRQGALVKGGAAVEALGRIKVIALDKTGTLTGNKPQVVEVVTVDGETEVDALQTAAALEVRSEHPLAQAIVSATSEVAPASDVTAVAGHGIEGQLGDVAVRLGKPSWVPPGPLAVDVTRMQAAGATVVVLERAGVVRAAIAVRDELRPEAPESIRLLRQIGVDVAMLTGDNKLTADALAEEAGITTVHSELLPEDKARLLPELSGGRPIAMVGDGVNDAPALATADIGIAMGAMGTDVAIETADVALMGEDLRHLPQVLSYARRARRIMVQNIGFSMLIIASLIPLAAFGVLGLAAVVFVHEMAEVLVILNAIRAARTRPLPGLTAAPAPTSAVHHVDIGAPPAPVDACCALPIAPEVTSRPERRRQPVLLTQADDECSCCAPDSDTELDMNQAQEQEQHR from the coding sequence ATGTCTGACGCATGCTGCGGACCCGAAACCGGGGAACCCGAGGCTGGGCCGGAACGACTCTGGCAGGTTCGCGAGCTCCAGCTCGCCGCTATCGCCGCAGTGCTGTTGATCATCGGCTGGCTGATCGGACGAACCGGCTATCACCCCTTCGCGGTGGCGTTGGAGCTCATCGCGGCCGGGACCGCCGCGTATACGTTTGTGCCCGACGCGTTGTGCAATCTGCGGCACGGCCACATCAACGTCGGCACGCTGATGACCATCGCGGCAATCGGCGCGGTGGCCCTGGGTCAGTTCCCTGAGGCGGCTCTGCTCGGAATCCTGTTCTCCATAGCCGAGGGTCTGGAGCATTACGCTGTCACCCGGACTCGGCGAGGGCTGCGGGCTCTGCTCACGCTTGTACCGCCGACCGTCTCGGTGATCCGCGGCGGAACCGAATTCACCGTGGCGCCAGACGAATTGGCGTTGGGCGATGTCATGGTGCTGCGGCCCGGTGAACGTGCAGCCACCGACGGGACGATCACCACGGGGCGGACCAGCCTGGATCTGTCGGCGATCACCGGCGAGTCCGTGCCGGTCGAAGCCGGGCCTGGCAGCGATGTGCACGCTGGTGCTATCAACGGCGGTGGCGCCGTCGAAGTCGAGGTCACCGCGCTGGCTGCCGATAGCTCGCTGGCCCGCATCGTGCATATCGTCGAAGAGGCTCAGGAGCGCAAAGGCGCTGGCCAGCGGCTGGCCGACCGCGTAGCCAAACCGCTCGTCCCGGCGATCATGATCCTTGCGGCGGTCATCGCCGGGTTCGGTGCGCTGTTCGGGGATCCGATGCTCTGGCTGGAGCGCGCGCTCGTGGTGCTGGTGGCTGCCTCGCCGTGTGCCCTGGCTATCGCGGTCCCGCTGACGGTCGTAGCCGCCATCGGCGCCGCCAGTCGTCAAGGCGCCCTGGTCAAGGGCGGTGCAGCGGTCGAGGCGCTGGGCCGCATTAAGGTGATCGCCCTGGACAAGACCGGCACGCTGACCGGCAACAAGCCGCAGGTTGTCGAGGTTGTCACTGTCGACGGGGAGACCGAGGTCGACGCGCTGCAGACCGCTGCCGCACTCGAGGTTCGCAGCGAACACCCGCTGGCCCAAGCCATCGTGTCCGCGACCAGCGAGGTGGCACCGGCCAGCGACGTCACCGCAGTGGCCGGTCACGGTATCGAAGGCCAGCTCGGGGACGTCGCAGTGCGTCTCGGCAAGCCCAGTTGGGTGCCGCCGGGCCCGCTTGCCGTCGACGTGACTCGCATGCAGGCCGCCGGTGCAACCGTGGTGGTCCTGGAGCGGGCTGGCGTCGTTCGGGCCGCGATCGCGGTGCGCGACGAACTGCGCCCCGAGGCGCCCGAATCGATTCGGCTGCTGCGCCAAATCGGCGTCGACGTGGCCATGCTCACCGGGGATAACAAGCTGACCGCCGACGCACTCGCCGAGGAGGCCGGTATCACCACCGTGCACTCGGAGTTGCTGCCCGAGGACAAGGCTCGACTGCTGCCTGAGCTGTCCGGTGGGCGGCCCATCGCCATGGTCGGCGACGGCGTCAACGACGCCCCGGCCTTGGCTACCGCCGACATCGGCATCGCGATGGGTGCAATGGGCACTGATGTCGCCATCGAAACCGCCGACGTGGCACTTATGGGTGAGGATCTGCGACACCTGCCCCAGGTGCTGTCGTACGCCCGCCGCGCCCGCCGCATCATGGTGCAGAACATCGGGTTCTCGATGCTGATCATCGCCTCGCTGATCCCGTTGGCTGCGTTCGGCGTGCTCGGCCTGGCCGCCGTCGTGTTCGTGCATGAGATGGCCGAAGTCCTGGTCATCCTGAACGCGATACGGGCCGCGCGCACCCGGCCACTGCCCGGTCTGACGGCTGCACCCGCGCCGACGTCGGCGGTGCATCACGTCGACATCGGCGCACCGCCGGCGCCAGTCGATGCGTGCTGCGCCCTTCCCATCGCGCCCGAGGTGACATCTCGACCGGAACGTCGGAGGCAACCCGTTCTGCTAACCCAAGCCGACGACGAATGCTCCTGCTGCGCACCGGACTCCGACACCGAACTCGACATGAACCAAGCTCAAGAACAAGAGCAGCATCGGTGA
- a CDS encoding winged helix-turn-helix domain-containing protein, producing the protein MMADPVELQRVELAPAAALFRSLGDPTRLAIVRRLAAGPARVVELVQAVGLAQSTVSKHLACLRECGLVDSAPVGRASLFRLTQPALIDVLASAQIVLDATGEAVAVCPTYGIDGCANETP; encoded by the coding sequence ATGATGGCAGACCCGGTGGAACTACAGCGGGTCGAGCTGGCCCCGGCGGCGGCACTGTTTCGCTCCCTGGGAGACCCCACCCGCCTGGCCATTGTGCGCAGACTGGCCGCTGGCCCCGCGCGCGTCGTCGAGCTGGTGCAAGCGGTGGGGTTGGCTCAGTCCACCGTCTCCAAACACCTTGCCTGCCTGCGGGAGTGCGGTCTGGTGGACTCCGCGCCGGTCGGGCGGGCCTCGCTGTTTCGGCTCACGCAGCCCGCACTGATCGACGTACTGGCCTCGGCCCAGATCGTGCTGGACGCCACGGGCGAGGCCGTGGCCGTCTGCCCGACCTACGGCATCGACGGCTGCGCCAACGAAACGCCATGA
- a CDS encoding BlaI/MecI/CopY family transcriptional regulator: MARVRGFGELEAAIMDRLWNRDPDSDTAVREIFDALSTERKIAYTTVMSTMDNLHGKGWLSRTRDGKAYRYRPTLTREEHSARLMLEALNGGGSSEAVLSHFVAQIDAEESADLRAALRRLSRRSRR; this comes from the coding sequence ATCGCGCGCGTACGTGGCTTTGGAGAACTTGAGGCAGCGATCATGGATCGACTGTGGAACCGTGACCCCGACTCTGACACGGCGGTCCGCGAGATATTTGACGCGCTCAGCACAGAACGCAAAATCGCCTACACAACGGTCATGTCCACGATGGACAATCTGCACGGCAAGGGCTGGCTGTCCCGGACACGTGACGGGAAGGCGTATCGCTACCGCCCGACGTTGACTCGCGAGGAGCACAGCGCCCGCTTGATGCTCGAAGCCCTCAACGGGGGCGGAAGCTCAGAGGCCGTACTGAGTCATTTCGTCGCGCAGATCGACGCCGAAGAGTCCGCCGATCTGCGCGCCGCGTTACGACGCCTGTCACGAAGGTCCAGACGATGA
- a CDS encoding ArsR/SmtB family transcription factor, producing the protein MTDQPIDSCDLLCLDLPHAEAIRATLPPPPRIEAAAAAARGLGDPTRVMIATALSTGDELCVCDMAWVVGLAQNLVSHHLRQLKIAGMVSSRRSGKLVMYSLTERGRRLIGAVLDVTTDQEVDHV; encoded by the coding sequence GTGACTGATCAGCCGATCGACAGCTGCGATCTCCTCTGTCTCGATCTCCCGCACGCCGAAGCCATTCGCGCCACGCTGCCACCCCCGCCGCGGATCGAGGCCGCCGCGGCCGCCGCTCGGGGGCTCGGTGACCCGACCCGCGTGATGATCGCCACGGCGCTGAGCACCGGCGACGAACTCTGCGTGTGCGACATGGCGTGGGTGGTGGGACTGGCGCAGAACCTCGTGTCCCACCACCTGCGCCAGCTCAAGATCGCCGGCATGGTGTCCTCGCGCCGTAGCGGCAAGCTGGTGATGTACAGCCTCACCGAACGCGGCCGCCGACTTATCGGCGCGGTCCTCGATGTGACGACCGATCAAGAGGTCGATCATGTCTGA
- a CDS encoding cation transporter — MTNISGAPTDAEITRLTRKALRLARFTIAYNVAEGVIAVTAGLVAGLISVIGFGFDSAIESLTAILVALRLSARLRHGVADERKERQTLRLVAISFFILAAYVTMEGIRNITTGERPHSSPLALILLVASLIVMPVLAAAKKRIGLALHDNLVLADAAQTKICVLLSISTLLGVGLFELTGAAWLDPAAGFVIAAFAIHEGREAWHGELVCDDD, encoded by the coding sequence ATGACCAACATCAGCGGCGCACCCACGGACGCTGAAATCACGCGGCTCACCCGCAAGGCCCTACGCCTAGCGCGATTCACCATCGCCTACAATGTCGCCGAAGGCGTCATCGCTGTAACAGCCGGACTGGTCGCTGGACTCATATCGGTCATCGGATTCGGATTCGACTCGGCCATCGAGTCCCTCACCGCGATCTTGGTCGCCCTGCGCCTGTCCGCCCGCCTGCGCCACGGGGTCGCTGATGAACGTAAAGAACGTCAAACCCTGCGGCTCGTCGCCATCTCGTTCTTCATCCTCGCCGCCTACGTCACCATGGAAGGCATCCGCAACATCACGACCGGCGAGAGGCCACACAGCTCCCCACTGGCGCTTATCCTGCTTGTGGCATCGCTCATCGTGATGCCCGTCTTGGCGGCAGCGAAAAAGCGCATCGGGCTAGCCCTGCACGACAACCTCGTCCTGGCTGACGCCGCCCAGACCAAAATCTGCGTACTGCTCAGCATTTCCACCCTGCTCGGCGTGGGCCTATTCGAACTCACCGGAGCCGCGTGGCTCGATCCGGCAGCTGGGTTCGTCATCGCTGCCTTCGCCATCCACGAAGGCCGCGAAGCGTGGCACGGCGAACTGGTCTGCGACGACGACTAA